In Anas acuta chromosome 5, bAnaAcu1.1, whole genome shotgun sequence, a single window of DNA contains:
- the C5H11orf96 gene encoding uncharacterized protein C11orf96 homolog, translating to MAAKPSELLGVCSSYQAVMPHFVCVAEEFPPPARPARAPRGKLRRPRQSRFKTQPVTFDEIQEVEEEGVSPMEEEKAKKSFLQSLECLRRSTQNLSLQRDRLGSCRLRNSLDSSDSDSAL from the coding sequence ATGGCCGCCAAGCCCTCCGAGCTGCTGGGCGTCTGCTCCAGCTACCAGGCGGTGATGCCGCACTTCGTCTGCGTGGCCGAGGAgttccccccgcccgcccggccggcccgagccccccggggcaAGCTGCGGCGGCCGCGGCAGTCGCGCTTCAAGACGCAGCCGGTGACTTTCGACGAGATccaggaggtggaggaggaaggggtgTCCCCcatggaggaggagaaggccaAGAAGTCCTTCCTGCAGTCCCTCGAGTGCCTGCGGCGCAGCACCCAAAATCTCAGCCTGCAGCGGGACCGCCTGGGCAGCTGCCGCCTGCGCAACAGCCTCGACTCCAGCGACTCGGACTCGGCCCTCTGA